A stretch of DNA from Triticum dicoccoides isolate Atlit2015 ecotype Zavitan chromosome 2A, WEW_v2.0, whole genome shotgun sequence:
tttctctcgaaagaagtgagtgggaggaaagtagaacttgatgaggtaattgtaccttctctcgaattggaaagtagctcatcacagaaaaccgttcccatgatgcctacaccaactagagaggaagctaatgataatgatcatgaaacttcagatcaaattactactagacctcgtaggtcgaatagagcacgttccgcacaagagtggtacgataatcctgttctggaagtcatgttactagaccatgacgaacctacgaactatgaggaagcgatgatgagcccagattccgcgaaatggcttgaggccatgaaatctgagatgggatccatgtatgagaacaaagtatggactttggttgacttgtccaatgatcggtaagccattgagaataaatggatcttcaagaggaagacagacgctgatggtagtgttactatctacaaagatcgacttgtcgcaaaaggttttcgacaagttcaaggtgttgactacgatgagattttctcactcgtagcgatgcttaagtctgtccgaatcatgttagcaattgccacattttgtgaaatctggcaaatggatgtcaaaacagcattccttaatggatttattaaagaagagttgtatatgatgcaaccagaaggttttgtcgatcctaaaggtgctaacaaagtgtgcaagctccagcaatccatttctagactggtgcaagcatctcggagttggaatatacgctttgatgaagtgatcaaagcatatggttttatatagacttttggagaagcctgtgtttacaagaaagtgagtgggagctctgtagcatctctgatattatatgtggatgacatattgttgattggaaatgatatagaatttctggatattataaaaggatacttgaataagagtttttcaatgaaagacctcggtgaagctgcttatatattgggcatcaagatctatagagatagatcaagacacttaattggactttcacaaaacacataccttgataaagttttgaagaagttcaaaatggataaatcaaagaaagggttcttgcatgtgttacaaggcgtgaagttgagtcagactcaatgcccgaccactgcagaagatagagagaaaattaaagtcattccctatgcctcagccataggttctatcatgtatgcaatgctctgtaccaaacctgatgtgtgccttgctataagtttagcagggaggtaccaaagtaatccaggagtggatcactggacagcggtcaagaacatcctgaagtatctGAAATGGACCAagagaggagtccgaattggactaggggaggggacggctacctcctttccttctccttctcactctcctccccctttccccctccgataaaaggaggggggcgaattggactaggagcccaagtgggactcctcccacttggggcgcccctaggccggactcctcccctctccctcctttatatacgggggcgggggcgccTCTAAGATACACCAAttgttcttagccatgtgcggcgcccccctgcaccatttactcctccggtcatattgtcgtcgtgcttaggcgaagccctgcgcggatcacttcaccatcaccgtcaccacgccgtcgtgctgacgaaactcttcctcgacactttgcttgatcaagagttcgagggacgtcatcgagttgaacatgtgctgaactcggaggtgccgtacgttcggtgcttgatcggttggatcgagaaggcgttcgactacatcaaccgcgttaagctaacacttccgctttcggtctacgagggtacgcggacacactctcccctctcgttgctatgcatctcctagatagatcttgcgtgatcgtacgattttttttgaaattgcatgctgcaTTCCCCAACAATGTGACACTGTTAAAATTTGTATTTGGAACTTCAAATTTGATCCATTTTTGTATAATAACTATTATTGAAGTTGCACTAGTTTATAGAAAAGCAGTACAGAAGAGTggcgttttggctcctaggtgTATATACTCCTATTATGAGATACATATAAAACACACATTTCAAAATGTAAAACAAATCGAGAAAAAACCCTGCATGTACATCTGGATATCCTATGTTCGCACACAAAATTTCGGTGATAAAGGACATTTTTGTGGCATGtataaaaaatatttaaaaaatgccTCGTGATCAAAAATTGCCTTTTTTTACACAAGCTATAAAAAATGTCCTTTTTCATCGAAACTTGGTGCATGCACATATAACGTCTGGATTTACACAcgggatttttttttaaatattttttactTTTAAAAATGTGTATTTAGACAATGGGTGCATATACACCTATGCACCAAAGTGAATTTCCGACAAGTTTTACATATTTTATCTGCCCACGGGATTGGGTCTGCCAAGGCGCACAACCGCGCTCTTGCCACTGGGCTAAACACCCATCCACTATGATTTGTTCCTGTTAGGTATAGTTGTACAATATTTTTAAAAATAGTTTCTTGTTGTTTCTTTTAGGTGTAAACCATTCTCATAATCATTCTTTCTTTGAGAGAAAGTTTCTGTTTGTTTTTGTCAGGAAGCACAacaattttttcttcttctttagaagtaaactttcttctttgaggtatgACACATACACGTTCGCCTCGGCTATGACCAAATATATTGTGCACTTatatatatttcagataagttctatTATAATTACTAAATATGTTATTTTCTTGTCAAGGACAAAGGGAATATCTTTCATGTTACGTAGAAAAAAGAGGTGGAGATGTGTACAAGCAAGTGTCAATATTTGTAATTACTTGCCATGTTTGCAAATTTGTTTCTAATAGAAGTACTTAAGTTAAATCAGTACAATTATGAATCTCATAGCAAAATGAGTGTTTTTTTTAGATAAAGCAAAATGAGTGCTTGTACTACATGTCTACATGATATAATCAGCAAGCGCATGGAAACATGGCTTATTAGCGCTGCCAATGGTTGGCCGGGAGGTGTAAGGCGGGCCCTGGTATTGAGTTGGAGTGTACCTGAGCACATTGTACCGAAAAACTGACTGAAAATAAAATAATTTCAGTCACATTTTCCCTCTTTCCTTCTGTGTTGTATGTTGTTCGTTGGATACTGATCGGACGATTCAGAAATAAAGTGACTGAAACAGCTGAAAAATTCAGGTGCCTGATCCATAGGCCCTCCCAACTCGTGAACATAAATTTTCGACCGGAAAACCATCAAATGGGAATGCAAAGGCGCGTCGGAACTCTCTATCAGTTTGCATTGCCTCCTTGATGCACCGTCCTGGAGAACAGAGTATGATGTATCGCCTCGACAAAGGAAGAGTGTCGCCCTCTCGGTCTCGTGCACGAGCCTCAAACAACCTTAAGATGGAAACAGCGATGTCCATTGATCTCCATGTCGACCTCGTGCCATCAGTAGCTACCTACCGGCAATCAAGACGCCAGAAATAGAAAGGGGAATTaataagcagcccggaccaacgggTCCATCCAGAAAATAATCATATGTTTCACCTCGCATGTGCACACGCAACCTCTCTGCTAACAACAACAATCGGCGGCGCATTAACACAAACCGCCCAGACGAATTTGGAGCTTATACACTTCTAGTGTGtcatacgtactccctccgttccgaattacttgtcttagatttgtctagatacggagatatctagcactaaaataagtctagatacatccgtatctagacaaatccaagataagtaattcggaacggaaggAGTAGTTCAGTACAGTACAATACAGTACAGGAGAGGGGCATTATTGTTTGTTGCCCCTGTGTTTTCCCTTTCTTTCTGATTTGGATATTTTTAGACAGATCCCTTTATCCCGATGTAGATATACTCACCTactaagtagtactccctccgtaaactaatataagagcgtttctaaacgctcttatattagtttacgtgaGGAGTACCTGTTGGTGTGTTGGACTCGTGTATCTACACAGTTTTCTTGCCACTTCCAACTTTGTCCTCCGGACCTTCCCCATATGGCACGAACCGTACGTACGTGGAGCATGCATGCACGGCACCGGGGGGCCATACCCATCGATCTTCTACGCGCAGGCCGCGACGGCGGGCGCCGCGGCGGGGAGCTCGTCGAGGGTCGGGGCGAGGTCGCGCGGGCGCACCACCATCCGGAGCCCGTGCTTCATGAACAGCGTGAGCGACATCTTCTGCTCCACGCGGTGCCCCGGCGCCACGGCCAGGCGGTGCCGGAGGAGGATGCTCCCCGCGATGTTCTTCATCTGCAGGTACGCCAGGTCCTTGCCCAGGCATATGCGCGGCCCGGCGTTGAACGCCACGAACCTGTACGAGTCGTGCGGCTCGAACTTGCTGCCGTCGGCCGACAGCCACCGCTCCGGCCGGAACTCCAGGCAGTCCTCCCCCCACACCGTCTTCATGCGCCCGGCCGAGTAGATGGAGTACGTGACGGATGACCCGGCCGGCACGAACGTGCCGTCGGGGAGGTAGTCGTCGGCGACCACGTGCTTGGAGTCCTCCGGCACGGACGGGTACAGCCGGAGGGTCTCCGAGAGCGCCGCCTTGAGGTACACGAGGCGGTCCAGCTCCTCGTAGTCGAACGGGGCGGCCAGCCACAATGCCGGGTCGTCTGCGCCGCGGGACGCCGCCAGGACGGCGCAGAGCTCGCGCACGATCTTGCGCTCGACGTCCGGGTGGGTGGAGACCAGCCAGAAGAACCAGGAGAGCGCCACCGAGGAGGTGTCGCGGCCGGCGAGGATGAAGTTGAGCGCCACGTGCTGCAGGGAGTCGTCGGAGTAGGTCCCCTTGCGCATGAAGCGCGACAGGAGGTCGTCATGCGGCGTGGACCCGTCGCTcttgccggcgagctcgagcttgcGCGTCTTGATGACGgcggagaggtagcggtcgacgtgcGCGACGCTGCGCGCCAGCGTGGTCTCCATGCCGAGCCCCAGCCACTTCTTGCACCGCCACACGAACTCCGGGAAGATGAAGCGGTTGAGCGTGGCCTCGGTGGCGCGGTCGAAGGAGGTGGCGAAGGCGTTCTCGGGGAGGCCGCGGGCGAGCGTCTCCGGGTCCTTGCCGAAGGCGAGGCCGCAGATGTTGTCGAaggtgaggcggaggaggaggtccTGCAGGTCGACGTGCGCGCCGGAGGCCGCCGCGTCGGACAGGATGGGGAGCATGCGGTGGTGGATGGAGCGGGAGACCCAGCGGGACATGGCGGTGCGGAGCGTGCGCGTGGTGAACTCGAGCGCGGCCGTCTTGCGCTGCGCCACCCAGGTGTCGCCGTCGGagttgaagatgccgtcgccgagcAGGTCGCTGAAGACGCCGTGCCAGAAGGGGCCCTTGGGGTAGTTGTCGAAGCGCGCCTTGAGGACGTGCTCCAGGTTCCTGGGGTCGCACGTGACCGTGACCAGCCCGCCGCGGCGGGCCACGCCGGGCACCGCGAAGATGCAGGTCTGGTAGGTGCCCCCGGTGCGGCGCAGGTTGCCGACGATCCACTCGTGCATGTCCTCCGCGTGCTGCAGCAGCCCCGGCAGGCTGCCCACCAGCAGCCACACCCGGGGCCCGCTGAGCCCGCGCGACATCCGCCAGAACCACGCCAGGtacgcggccgccgccgccaccaccaccgcccacGTCCCTGCCTCCATCGCCAAGCTGGCCAAGCTCGATCGCCGGAGCGCGGTGAGAGGTGAGGTGAGGACGGGAGAGGTGGTGCAATATGGAATGTGATCGGCAGGACGGGGCTATATAGAAGCGGCCGGGGAGAGGGCAAGCAAGGCGATGGATGGCAATGAATTGGCTTGCCGCTGTCGCGACGACTTGGGAGCGACTGGGAAGGCGGCCAGTGATGATCACTGCAGCTGGAGGAGTAGGCCAAGGCAGTGACCCGTACCCCATCCGCCCTGCGTGCGCGCGGGATATATGGAGGCGGGGCATGAAGAAGGTTTGACGTGCGGGTCACCGCCGCGCGGGGGAACGTCCGGGTCAGGCCATTAATCGCCGCCCGGAGCCGTTGGGCGGGCGGGCCGCTCCGCTCCGAACCGAACCAGCGGCGCGTCAGTGGCGCCGGCtttgcatgcacgcatgcatgcccgGGCGCGCGACGGTGCGCGCCGCGTGCCGCTCGCACCTAACAATGGGGGCCGGGGGGAGCCATTCAATGCGCGCGCATTGAAGGCGCACGGCGCATGCGCCCGGCCGCGGTACGCCCTGCACCACCCTACCGCACGGTACGCCCGGCTTGCTTGGCGAGGTCTAGGTGAGCCATGCTTGGTCGATTTTATATTTTATTTACACATACATACTCTACACAGGACCGGAGTGTGCATGCAGGCTCGCAGCTCCCGGGGCAGCTTGAGGAAACAGTGAAACATGCGTGTGCGTGCATGCAACAGGCAGGGAGGACGGACGGACGTAGCCTTGATTTGGTGGGGAGGTACCGCCAGCTGAGCGGGACGTGTGGGAGAGGGGAGGAGAGGTTGGTGCCAAAACGGCATTACTATCAGCCTATCAGGTCAGGCAAAGCTAATGCAGCAGGTAGATGCATGGGTGAAACTGGCCAGCGGCTGCGAGCTTTGGTCAGGTCAAGCAGCCTGCACGCACCTACGCCGGCGGCCGCACCCGGTTTCGTGATGGGTTGGAGGCGTTGGGCCACCCAACATTCATCTACAACATCTGACTCCATCGGACTGCTGCTCTGGTTTGGCTATTCTCACCTCTGCCCTGGTCGTCGCCCTGCGCCGCTGCACCAACATATATGGTCAGACGCTGATGGCCTGCGCACTGCTCTTGCCGAATCGAAGGCTATACACAGTAGTACTACTGAAAAACTAGGGAAGCTCATCAGTGCTACAAAATTGCTAGTACAAAATTTGTCGTTACTGAGTCCAACTGTCCGAGGACAGCCTGCTTGGTCTGTGGCCGGGACGATTACTTCTTTCACGTGTCCCTGTCTTGCTCGGACAGCACGGCGAGGAAGAAAATTCAGTGCTTTCCTTAACACAGCCCGATTAATATTCATGGTCCGGGAGCAGTTGGGAGCAAGTTAACTGAGATGAAGCCCCGAATGATCAACCTACTAGCGCGGTATGCAACTACACCATCAATAAGCACAACTACACCGCACGGTACTACTATCTTGTCGATGGTATGCATTCTTAGTGGATGTCATTGTGAAGACGATCTTCGGCCCCCTGCGGTAACCAAAGAAAATCTCTCTTTGCCCAAATGCAAGGAGGTGTTATGAATAATGTGGAGAAGACATTTGGGGTGCTCCAAAGTCAGTGGGATATTCGTGACGGGGTGATGACTGCATGCGTATTGACGCACAACATACATGTGAGGGGCGACTGAATGAGGACGATGGTGTATGCAATATTGATTTTGAGAGAGGCAAAGCGAGTTGCACATTTTCTCAAGATGCGCCAACAACTTCGAGATCGAGAAGTACATCAACAACTTCTCAGCGGTCTTGCGACAACGATCATGTGGAGCATTTATGAAACCCAATAGATTCGTGATgtcattttaattttttttatgtctaagctatgtacttcaaataatattTATGTTTGAACTTTGTACTTATAAATCTAAACTATTTATTTTATGTTTATACCATGAATTTTGAGTGCTCATGTTTGGTCGAAACAAATTGTAAATTGGCAAACATAGGTCGGACAAATGGGAGCTGGACAAATGGTACATCGGTGTACATTTGTTCTTTGCAAAGAAATGGGCTAAAGTTGCAAGTCCTATTGTAAGAATactccaccattcataattttcgtATATATAGTCCTCATGTTTCATTATAGGGATTCTATATTTGAGGGATTTGTTCTGAGAATATTGTACCGATTAATTCGACACATAGAAGTacattcaaagaagaaccaaaatTATTGAATAACTTAATTTCTTTTTCATAAGTCATTTCATATTAGTTCAAAACATCGTTATTTGTTTGTTTGCTACGCAGGTTTTTATGTTCATTGCCACTAGAAAATGATCGTTATTTTATTAAAGAATACGATTGTATTACAAAAAAAAAGTCGGTTTCTTCCAAGTATTTTTACGAATACACTTTCTCGACTTGAAGTACGTTGTATTCAAAAAATAAATTACCTATTCTTTAGTTGCACGTGAAAGACAAGAAATCAATCCTTATTTATTACTTCATTTTTCTAATGTGGATAAGACAAGAACTTTTTAGGATTGTTTATGTATATATTTTAGACTTTGTTTTAGTAATATAAAATATTGGACATGGAGGGAGGTAATATGAGGTATGCCCTTGAGATGTCCTTAGAGCACCTATAGTAGAGTAGCCATAGGACCCCAATAGCCATAATAACCGTCAATATGGCCCCGAGCGCATATATGAAACACGTTCTGTATGTGACATGGTGGTTGCCAATATGGTGCTCTCGGCAATAAATGGACATTTGTACTAGTTGTAAAAGGTGATGTGTCACTATTAGGGTCACATTACATTATAAACTAGGCGTTTTGTGAAGCCTAGAAGGCACATATAGGTAACTATCTGGACTAGCAGAAGTTTAAATAGGGATGTTTGATTGTTCTATGGAGTTGGTTATGGTTATGTGGTGAGAAAGTCATTTTTCTAGTTGAGTGCATTCTAAACCTCTGCTTTCTACCCGTTGTATAGCTTAAATTGCCAACTCACGGTAAAATCTAAAAATAGGaataaagcatgtttaataaaaggaggtgtaggatcgaaagtatgtctagaggggggatgattagactacttgaccaaataaaaatctagcattttcccattcttaagtcttggcagatttttagcaagttagcacaagtcaagaaatcaacctacacatgcaagtataagagtatagcagcggaatgtaaatcattgcacatgaaggtaaagggagaagtttagagggggcaaacgcaatgtagacatggagatttttggcgtggttctgataggtggagctatcgtacatccacgttgatggagacttcaacccattgaaggaaatatgccctagaggcaataataaagttattatttatttccttatttcatgataaatgcttgttattcatgctagagttgtattaaccgaaaacatgatacatgtgtgaatacataaacaaacagagtatcactagtatgcctctacttgactagctcattgatcaaagatggttatgtttcctagccatagacatgagttgtcatttgattaacgagatcacatcattaggagaatgatgtgattggcatgacccattccgttagcttagcacacgatcgtttagtatgttgctattgctttcttcatgacttatacatgttcctatgactatgagattatgcaactcccgtttaccggaggaacactttgtgtgctaccaaacgtcactacgtaattgggtgattataaaggtgctctacaggtgtctccgaaggtacttgttgggttggcgtatttcgagattaggatttgtcactccgattgttggagaggtatctctgggccctctcggtaatgcacatcacttaagccttgcaagcattgcaactaatgagttagttgcgggatgatgtattacgaaacgagtaaagagacttgccggtaacgagattgaactaggtattgagataccgacgatcgaatctcgggcaagtaacataccgacgacaaagggaacaacgtatgttgttatgcggtctgaccgataaagagcttgatagaatatgtaggagccaatatgagcatccaggttctgctatttgttattgaccggagtcgtgtctcggtcatgtctacatagttctcgaacccgtagggtccgcacgcttaacgctatgatgacagttatattatgagtttatatgttttgatgtaccgaaggttgttcggagtcccgaatgtgatcacggacatgacgaggagtcttgaaatggtcgagacatgaagattgatatattggaagcctatgtttggatatcggaagtgttccgggtgaaatcgggattttaccggagtatcgggaggttaccggaaccccccgggggggcttaatgggcctacatgggccttagtggaaaaggagggaagcaagggaagtgtgggacgcgccccccaaggcccaaaccgaattggtttagggcaaagggggtaggccccctctctttccttctttccccctcccaagtcctattccaactaggaaaggggggagccctactcccggtgggagtaggactcctcctggcgcgtcccaaggctggccgcacctctccccccttgctcctttatatacaggggcagggggcacttctagacacacaagttgatcaagttgatcgtctcttagccgtgtgcggtgcccccctccaccatagtccacctcgataatactatagcggtgcttaggcgaagccctgcatcgatagaacatcaacatcgtcaccacgccgtcgtgctgacaaaactctccctcaacactcggctggatcggagttcgagggacgtcatcgggctgaacatatgctgaactcggaggtgccgtacgtacggtacttgatcggtcggatcatgaagacgtatgactacatcaaccgcgttgtgctaacgcttccgctttcggtctacaagggtacgtggacaacactatcccctcttgttgctattcatcaccatgatcttgcgtgtgcgtaggaat
This window harbors:
- the LOC119356090 gene encoding cytochrome P450 86A22-like; its protein translation is MEAGTWAVVVAAAAAYLAWFWRMSRGLSGPRVWLLVGSLPGLLQHAEDMHEWIVGNLRRTGGTYQTCIFAVPGVARRGGLVTVTCDPRNLEHVLKARFDNYPKGPFWHGVFSDLLGDGIFNSDGDTWVAQRKTAALEFTTRTLRTAMSRWVSRSIHHRMLPILSDAAASGAHVDLQDLLLRLTFDNICGLAFGKDPETLARGLPENAFATSFDRATEATLNRFIFPEFVWRCKKWLGLGMETTLARSVAHVDRYLSAVIKTRKLELAGKSDGSTPHDDLLSRFMRKGTYSDDSLQHVALNFILAGRDTSSVALSWFFWLVSTHPDVERKIVRELCAVLAASRGADDPALWLAAPFDYEELDRLVYLKAALSETLRLYPSVPEDSKHVVADDYLPDGTFVPAGSSVTYSIYSAGRMKTVWGEDCLEFRPERWLSADGSKFEPHDSYRFVAFNAGPRICLGKDLAYLQMKNIAGSILLRHRLAVAPGHRVEQKMSLTLFMKHGLRMVVRPRDLAPTLDELPAAAPAVAACA